TTTTGTGCTTATATATTTTCTATTTTTATCAATTGGAATTCTTTTTACAGTCGGGCTTACACAGGTTTTAAGCAAATACTTTGAACATAACTCCTATGAAGAAATTGTTCAACATCAAATTCGCCACAATTCTATCTATGGATCTGCTCTAAATGAAAATTATTTTGCCTATCGCCTAGCTTTAATAAAACAAGTGAAACCAGAAATTATTGCTATTGGTTCATCTCGAGTTGGACAATTTCGACAAAAGTTCTTTTCTCGCTCTTTTGTTGCAGCAGCAAATGCCAGTAATTCTCTAGAAGAAATGCAACAATTCATCACAAAGATTCTTAAGCTTTATCGACCTAAGCCGATGATTTTGGGAGTTGATCCATGGTGGTTTAATAAAAAAATTCCAAATACTTCAAATGCGACCTATCAATCACTCCAAGGTAAAGAAATATCTCCATCAAAAATCTTCAATTCAGTCAAAATATTTTCTCAACATCCTGAGTTGTTCAAACACCTTCTCTCTTCTAATTTGACAACTCATAATCCTTATACAACACTTGACAGTCTTGGTTTTAGAGCAATCATCAAATCTGATGGTAGTTTAAGCGATGGTTCTTATTTATATTTCTCAACCCTCAGTGGCATTGCCCCTGCCAACGATCGTCAATTTTTGGATAGCAAATACAGAATCAAAAATGAAATTTTTCCTTTCTATTATGGAGAAAAACTTGATCCAAAGCGAATTAAACTATTTGAACATATCATGGAATTTTTAAAACAAAATCAGTTTCATTTTATTGTTCTTACCACACCTTTTGCACCAACTATTTATAATATTCTAATACACGATGATCTCAATCGATATCAATACATCAACGATTTTGCCTCATTTGCAAGAGATAATAAAATTTTTAATTTTTTAAATCCAAATAAAATTAAATTATCGGACTGTGAGTTTTATGATGGATTCCATGGGGGTGACATTGCTTATTCAAAGATTCTCAATGCAATAGCTAGATCCTCATCTGATCTCAGATCCTTTTTAAATCTTTCTGTAATCAAAACAACTCTCCAAACTAGAGCCGGATATGTTTATTCAGATAATATTGACGGATGGAATGAAGTTGATTTTCTTGAATTGGGATGCAAAAGATAATTTTAACAATCAAAATCAAAAATTTTCAAACTTACTCAACCTGTGTTTAGTTGATATTTAATGTTAAAATTTTTCATCTCAACTATTTCAAGGATCATCATGAACAAACATTTCAAAAAAATTTCAAATTACGCCATGATTGGCGGGTTTAGTGCTTTGGCCCTTGTAGCACTAAGCGGTTGCAACAATACCTCATCAAACCAAGATACCCAAAACACAGTCCAATCACTCCAGCAAAGCAAAAAAGGAGCGTTTGTTATCCTAGAAGAGCAAAGTGATGGGAAATATAAAGTCGCTGAAGAATACCCTAGCGATCATACACGAGTCATTGTACGCGATCAAAACGGAAATGAGAGAATCCTAACGCAAGAAGAGATTGATAAACTCATCAAAGAAGAGGAAGCAAAAATCAATAATGGAACTAGTGAGCTAACAAGCTCTGGAAGTAGTTTGGGAATGGGGCTTGGAGGTGCTCTACTTGCAAGTGCAGCTGGAGCGATTCTTGGAAGCTATATTGGCAATAAACTCTTCAATAATCCCAACTTTCAACAAAATCAGATGAGAAACTACAAATCTCCGCAAGCCTATGAGCGCAGTCAAAATAGCTTCAACTCTGCACGATCTTCCAATGCTCCATCAAATACAAGAGGAACAAATAGCGGGAAAAGCGGGTTTTTTGGCTCTAGTTCTTCAAATTCTTCAAGCTATGGAGGTTAAAGATGAAAATCATACAAGGCACTCAACTCAGTGCAGATATTTTGGAAAATATGGGTTGCCAATGGCATACAGATCCAGATAATACAGCCTATATCAGCAATGAAATTATCGAAGTCACACAAGAAGAGGCGGATCAATTCTACGAAGCGGGCAATGAACTTTATGAGATGTATTGTGAGGCTGGAGAATATGTGATTAAAAATGATCTATTTTTTGAGCTTGATATTCCACAAATCCTCATTGATCCCATCAAACAAAGCTGGGAAGAAGAAGTGCATTGGCATCTTTATGGGCGCTTTGATTTGGCCGGAGGACTTGATGGAAAACCCATTAAGCTTTTGGAATTCAATGCTGATACACCTACAATGCTTTATGAAAGTGCAGTGATTCAGTGGGCTGTATTGAAAGCCAATGGGATGGATGAAAACCTTCAGTTTAATAATCTTTTTGAATCTCTTGGAGAAAATTTCCAAAGAATGATTACCTTAGGTGAAGATGTTTCGGGTTTTGATTCTGTTTATGAGGGATGGAAGATTTTATTCTCAAGCATTAGAGGAAGCGGTGAAGAAGAACGTACCGTGCGATTTTTACAAGAAATCGCATCTTCTTATGGTTTCAATACACAATTTTGTTATGTCGATGAAGCAGTTCTTTCTGCTCAAGATGGCTTATTTTACGATGAGGAAAACTATGAATTTTGGTTTAAGCTCATTCCTTGGGAAAATATTGCTATTGATGAACCAGAAATGGCAAACCTTATCAAAGAAATGATGGCCAACAAAAACACAATCTTTCTTAATCCTGCCTACACCCTACTTTTTCAAAGCAAAAGAATGCTCAAAATCCTTTGGGATCTCTTTCCCAATCATCCACTTTTGCTTGAAACCTCTTATGATCCTTTACACAACAAAAAGCAAGTCAAAAAAACTGCCTTTGGACGCGAGGGTGCCAATATCGAGATTCTGGACTCTTCACTAAAACTCATCGAAGGAAATAAAGGAATCTACGCCAACCACAAACCAATCTATCAAGAATTCTATGAACTCAACTCTCATGATGGACATTTTTATCAGCCTAATGTTTTTTATGCTTATGAAAGTTGTGCTTTGGGATTCCGAAAGGGCGGGAAGATTATTGATAATTACTCAAAATTTGTCAGTCATAAGCTTATTTAACCTTTAAGGAGAGAATTTCTCTTTAAAGGTTTAGATTCTCGCCACCCCCTTCTTGTTTACTTTGCAAGTTTTTTGGTATCAAGCATAATCATCAATTCCTCATTTGTTGGAATTGCATACACCTCAATAGAGCTATTGCTTGAATGGATCTTTTCCTCACCTCGTTTTTTGTTTTTATCTTGATCAATTTGGATTCCAAGGTGGGCAAGCTGTTTGCACACCTCTTCTCTAAAGTGAGCAGAATTTTCTCCAACCCCAGCAGTAAAGACAAGCGCATCAATTCCTCCAAGACTAACGCTCAATCTTGCAATCTCTTCAGCTGTTCTAAAAGTCATAAAATCAAAAGCCCGCTTAGCTCCCTCGTGAGTTTCATAGTTACATTCAAGAGTATAGAAGTTTGAACTCAATTCAGAAAGTCCGCCCGCTCCACATTTATAGTAGATAAAATCTCTAATTTCATCTACTCCATAACCCTTATTTTCCATCAAATAAAGCAAAATTCCAGGATCTATACTTCCAGGCCTTGTTCCCATTGAAACACCATCAAGAGCTGTAAATCCCATAGTTGTCATCACAGATTTGCCATTTTCAATCGCACAAAGTGAAGCACCAGATCCAATATGAGCAATCACGACTTTCTTATGTGCAATCTGAGGATAACTTTCCTTGAGCTTTTCTGCAATATAGGCATAAGAAGTTCCATGCATTCCATAGCGTCTTACGCCTTGCTTATAAAGCTCATAAGGAATAGCATACATTGTTGCATTTCCCTGCATTGTTTGATGAAATGCTGTATCAAACACAGCAACTTGAGGAAGTGTAGGATATTTTTCTCGCATCAATTTAATCACACGCAAATTGTGAGGTTGATGTAATGGAGCTAGCGGAATCAAGCTTTCAATATCTGCGATCACCTTCTCATTGATCAAAACAGAAGAGCTAAAAATTGTCCCGCCATGGACGACACGATGTCCGCAAGCTTTTAGCGTATATTCTTTAAAAGTCTCTGTAATCCAATCGATCAAATACCCCAAAACCAAAGCATGATTATGAGCCTCTGCTTCACTCCATTGATGCTCTGCAATCACCTCTCCTTTTGTATCCTTTGCTTTAAAACTTGGCGCTAAATCAATCCCTTCCACTTGGCCTGATGCAATAACCATATGATCAAGATCAAAAATCTTAAACTTCAGACTTGAGCTGCCCGCATTGATAACTAAAATAATCTCTTTCATCTATTTCCTCCTATCTTATTGGCTAGCCAATACAGCCAATGCCGAACTTGCCACTCTTGCTTCTGCATTATCTGCTCGTGAAGTTAAGATCACAGGAACTTTTGCCCCAAGCACAACTCCAGCAACCTTAGCATATGCAAGATACACTAGGGCCTTAAACAAAATATTGCCCGATTCAATTTGAGGAGCAATTAAAATATCAGGATCTCCACATACTTCAGAATCAATCTTTTTAATCTTTGCAGAAAGTGCAGAAATCGCATTATCAAAGGCCAATGGACCATACACAAGCGCATCCTTAACCTCTGTTTTTGATCGCTCTGTAAGCTCATGTGCTTCCATTGAGCTAGGAATCTTTTCATAAGGCATCTCAACAGCACTCAAAATCCCCACTTTTGGAAGACTGATTCCAAGTTTATGTGCCAAATCCACCGTGTTTTGGATAATACTCATCTTTACATCAACATTAGGGGCAATATTAATAGCTGCATCAGCGATAAAAAGCGCTTTATGGTAAGCTGGGATATCCATAATAAATGCATGAGTAATACTTCTTTCTGTCCTCAATCCAGCGTCTCTTTTGACAACAGCACCCATAATATCATTTGTATGGAGATTCCCTTTCATAAGAGCCTTGACTTCTCCTTTTGTTGCAAACTCTGCTGTTTTTGTTGCAGCTTCAAGGTCATTGATAGCATTAACAATTTCAAAAGATGAAACATCAAATCCAAGTTCTGAAGCCACTTTCTTGATCTTTTGCTCATCTCCCACCAAAATCGGATCAATCAATCCCTCTTGATAAGAATCAATCACACCACTCAAACTCGTCTCATCAGTAGGCTGAGCAACAGCAACTCTAATGCGTCCTTTTGCTTTTGCCTTTTTCAACACATCATCAAAAACACCATATTCCCTACCTTGCAACTGCTGCATTTTTTCTCCTTCTTCATCAAAAAGTTAATTTTAAATTATACGCCTAGAAGATTCTAAAACTATTAATCCCTTATAAGTTTTGGCTTGCTCTTTTTTGCTTTTTTACCGAAAGTTACGCCCTAAGAAGCTTAGCAACTTCTTTAGTGTGATAGCTAATAATAATATCAGCCCCTGCTCGCTTAAAGCTCATCATTGTTTCCATCATTACCTTTTCATAATCCACAACACCTGCTTGACCTGCAAGTTTTAGCATGCTATATTCCCCACTTACATTATAAAGTGCAAGAGGCAAGAGTGTAGATTCTCTAATGTCTCGAACAATATCCAAATAAGCCAAAGCAGGTTTGACCATCAAAATATCTGCCCCCTCTTTTTCATCATTTAGACTCTCTCTAATAGCCTCTCTACGATTTGCATAATCTTCTTGATAAGTCTTGCGATCTCCAAAGCTTGGGGTAGATTGTGCCACATCACGAAAGGGGCCATAATACGCACTTGCAAATTTAGTTGAATAGCTCATAATTGGAAGATGAATAAAGCCTGCACCATCAAGCACTTTCCTTAAGTGAAGCACAGTATGATCCATCATCCCACTTGGTGCGATCATATCCGCTCCAGCCTTTGCCAAATCAAGCGCTTGCTTGCCCAAGATTTCAAGAGTTGCATCATTATCCACACTCTCACCTTGCAAGATTCCGCAATGCCCATGATTTGTATATTCGCAAAAACACAGATCCACACTAATACACATTTGAGGAAAATGCTTTTTAATTTCCCTAATCGCTCTTGCCACAATACTCTCTTCTCCCAAAGCAGAACTCCCAAAGGCATCTTTAAAGGCTGGGATTCCAAAAAGCAAAATATGATAAACCCCTAGCTTATCCAACTCCTGACACTCTTCAAGTAAATACTCAAGACTTAGTTGATATACATCAGGCATCGATGGAATGGGATTTTTTACATTTGGGGAATCAATCACAAAAAGAGGATAAATAAAATCTGTGATCTTTAAATCCGTCTCCCTTATCAAACTACGAATATTTGCATTCATTCTAAGGCGTCTAAATCTCATGGTCGTTTCCTTATCTTGGGTTTTTTCTCTTGAATCTGACAGAAGTTCTCTACGATACAATCTGAAATAATAAAACAATTAAAACCATCTTGATAGATATACTCAATTCCAAATTTTTGCGTCTCAAGGACACTTTTGATGATATAAAGCCCTAATCCAAATCCTTGAGAATTATTTTCTTTAAAATAGGGCTTGAGATATTCAGCAAAATCGGCCTTTAGAGGATTGCCTTGATTAGAAATCCAAAGATCTTGTTGCACGGATTTGACATAAACTTTTTTATCTATACCATATTTAATCGCATTATCAAATAAATTTTTTAAAGCCAATGCAAACAACTCAAAATCAGCCTTGATTAAATCTCCCTGAGTTTGCATCACAATCTGATCATCATTATCAATCAAGAGCATTGATTTGGCTTCAGCAACAACTTCTTCAAGCAAGAACTCTTTCTTTTTCATTTTATAAGCCTTAGCATTCATCTGCTCAAGCTTTGCAAATTCTTTAATCAAAACCTCAAAACGCTTAAACACAGAAGTCAATCTCTCCTTAGCTACACCCTCTTCTAGCATTGCTGAGATAAGTCTCCCTTTCGTGATAGGCGTATTGAGCTCATGCATAATCGATCTCAAAAAAAGCATTCTTGATTCATTAAGAGCCCTAATCTTTGCTACGGCATTATCAAATTCTTGAGCCAATTCTCCTATCTCATCCTTTTGTTCTAAGCGACAAGAGATATTTAAATCCCCCTTGGCAAACTGCTTAATACTAGAATGCAACCACCTAAGAGGAACAAGAGATCGGAAAATTATTACAAACATCAAAACAAGAAGAGCTACAGCAACAAAAATGACAAAATAAAAATTTGCAAAAGATGTTTTTGATACATAGTTAAACAACAAAGGCTCATTGGGTGTTTCAAGCAAAATATAGATTCGATTCTCTACTTTTAAAGTTTTTGCAAAAAAACCCTGCACAATTGGGGGGAGCTTATTGGTATTGATTAATTGATTTTTGATCCTTGGATCTGTTGTGGGCACAAAACCAAACTCATTTAGATATTGTAAAACAACATTTAAATCTTGACTATCTCGAACAATCGGAGCAAGAGTTCTAAGAAAATAGCGATAACGCAAATCCTCCCTTAGATTCTCTTGCTCAATTTGGTCTCGAATGAAATAAAAAGAAAATCCCAAAAAACTCAAAAGTGCAAAGATAAATAACGCAGAGATTTTAAAAAAAATCGAACTGTTTAGTAAAAACTTACGAAACATTATTGATTGATCTCAAGTTTATATCCTACGCCTCTTACAGAAATAATATACTCCGGTGCCTTAGGGTTTTGCTCAATTTTTGCTCGCAAGCGACCGATGATAACATCAATACTTTTATTAGAACTTTCAGGACTAATTGATTTGGTCTCAATTGCGATTGTTTCTCTTGAAAAAACTTGCCCTATCTTACTCAAAAGAAGTGCTAAGATCTCATATTCTGCCTTAGTCAAATCAAGCTTCTTGCCTTTAAAGAAAATATCTCTTCCCTCTGGTCGCACTTCAAAAACTTCTTTAACAACACTGCGTTGCGAACTTTCTTGAGCTTTTGCACTATATCTTCTCAACACAGCATGAATTCGCGCTACAAGCTCTTGAGGATCATAAGGCTTGGGGATATAATCATCTGCACCAAATTCCAAGGCTTTTGTTTTATCATTAATATCATTGCGTGCCGAGGAAATAATAATAGGAATATCTTTTTGCTTTACAATCTTTTGACACACTTCCAATCCATCAAGATTAGGCAATGTCAAATCAAGCAAAAGCAAATCAAATTTTTTTGCATTTACTGCACTCATCCCTGTATATGGCTCATCGTAACTTGTCACATTCATATCGTGTTTTTTGAGATATTCTGTCAAAAGTTCCGCCAATTCAACATCATCTTCAATCATTAAAATTTCAAGCATTTCCAACCCTTTGTAAGTTTATAAAACCTGCAAATCATAACCAAAAAAATAAAATTTAAATAAACCAAAGAAAGAGTGCTAGAGGCTAACCCCTAGCATCAACACAAAGGAATACAAAATAATTAGGAGAGAATTTTGTAACTTAGAATCGTCTGTCTTTTCAAAAGTTATATCTTAAGCAAAGACATGATTTCATTATAGCAAAAAATGTAAAATTTATATTTACTTAGTTAAATTTCACTTAATCTTTTATCAATTTCACTGAGTTGAAATTGCAAATATCGCAAAGTTAGCTCCAGTTTTTTCTCCAAATCCACAACTTCTGGAGAAAGCAACCCCTCAAAAAGCAAAATCAACTTTTCACGCTGCATACTGAGAAACTCTTTTTCATCAATAAGCGATGCTGATAACATATCACGATCGCTCACTGTTTTTTCTTGAACTTCACTTCCTAAATCAATCTGAGATAAAGCCTCCAAAACAACATCGCGCAATTCTCCGCTCATTTTAGTAACCACCTTTCAAGTTTTTGAATTGCTTCTTCATTGTTTCCATAAATAAACAATCCTTGAATCTCACGATATTCCTCTCTTTTTTCGTGATTTTTAAATTCTCTAAAGCGTTTAAAAAAATTTTGAATCTTCTGAATCTTTTGCATTTTTAAAGTCCCCAAATAGATAAGATACATGATTGTATCAAAAGCCTTAACGTCTCAAACACACAAATAACAATAAACCAAGGCTTCACCCTACCTTAATTCCCAATCAAACCACCCCTCCCCCCATCACAAATATCTAAAATTCTCTTGCATTACAACAACCAAGAGAAGCACAAAATGACCTCTTTTAAGCTTTTGGCTTGATTTTAAGCAATCAAATAAAATCTCAAATACACTCAATCACTTTGCAAAACCCAATCCCCCTAATCAATCTTAAGCACGCTCAAAAATGCCTCCTGAGGAAGCTCAACTTTTCCAATTGCTTTCATTCTCTTTTTCCCCTCTTTTTGTTTTTCAAGAAGCTTTCTTTTTCGCGTAATATCTCCTCCATAGCACTTAGCAGTTACATTTTTTCCCATAGATTTCACTGTTTCTCTTGCAATGATTTTATTTCCTACACTCGCCTGAATTGCCACTTCAAACAACTGACGCGGGATGAGTTCTTTCATTGATTCTACAAGTGCCCTTCCCTTTTGATAAGATTTACTACGATCAACAATAATTGAAAGTGCATCTACCACTTCCCCCGCCACACGCACATCAAGCTTGACCAAATCACCTTCTCGATATTCAATTGGTTCATAATCAAAACTTGCATACCCCTTTGTGCTAGATTTGAGCTTGTCATAAAAATCCATCACAATCTCATTACTTGGCAATGCATATACAAGCATTACTCGACTTTCATTGAGATATTCCATCTTTTCTTGCACGCCTCGACGATTGTTTAAAAGCGTAATGACATTACCAAGATATTCAGTGGGTGTAATGATAGAAGCTCTCACATAAGGCTCTTGAATCGATGCGATTCTTTGCTCTGGAGGGAGCTCACTTGGATTTTGCACTCGCACAATCTCTCCATTGGTCAAATGAACCTCATATACTACAGTTGGAGCTGTTGCAATCAAGTCTAGATCAAACTCTCTCTCAAGACGCTCCTTGACCACCTCCATATGTAAAAGCCCCAAAAACCCTACACGAAACCCAAATCCCAAGGCCACAGAAGTTTCAGGCTCATAAGAAAGAGCAGAATCATTAAGCTTGAGTTTATTGAGTGCATCACGCAGTTCTTCAAACTTATCAGTCTGGATCGGATAGATTCCTGCAAACACAAAAGGCTTGGCTGGCATAAATCCCTCTATGGCTTCTGCTGTGGGAT
The DNA window shown above is from Helicobacter kayseriensis and carries:
- a CDS encoding UPF0323 family lipoprotein, which gives rise to MNKHFKKISNYAMIGGFSALALVALSGCNNTSSNQDTQNTVQSLQQSKKGAFVILEEQSDGKYKVAEEYPSDHTRVIVRDQNGNERILTQEEIDKLIKEEEAKINNGTSELTSSGSSLGMGLGGALLASAAGAILGSYIGNKLFNNPNFQQNQMRNYKSPQAYERSQNSFNSARSSNAPSNTRGTNSGKSGFFGSSSSNSSSYGG
- a CDS encoding glutathionylspermidine synthase family protein; its protein translation is MKIIQGTQLSADILENMGCQWHTDPDNTAYISNEIIEVTQEEADQFYEAGNELYEMYCEAGEYVIKNDLFFELDIPQILIDPIKQSWEEEVHWHLYGRFDLAGGLDGKPIKLLEFNADTPTMLYESAVIQWAVLKANGMDENLQFNNLFESLGENFQRMITLGEDVSGFDSVYEGWKILFSSIRGSGEEERTVRFLQEIASSYGFNTQFCYVDEAVLSAQDGLFYDEENYEFWFKLIPWENIAIDEPEMANLIKEMMANKNTIFLNPAYTLLFQSKRMLKILWDLFPNHPLLLETSYDPLHNKKQVKKTAFGREGANIEILDSSLKLIEGNKGIYANHKPIYQEFYELNSHDGHFYQPNVFYAYESCALGFRKGGKIIDNYSKFVSHKLI
- a CDS encoding acetate/propionate family kinase — encoded protein: MKEIILVINAGSSSLKFKIFDLDHMVIASGQVEGIDLAPSFKAKDTKGEVIAEHQWSEAEAHNHALVLGYLIDWITETFKEYTLKACGHRVVHGGTIFSSSVLINEKVIADIESLIPLAPLHQPHNLRVIKLMREKYPTLPQVAVFDTAFHQTMQGNATMYAIPYELYKQGVRRYGMHGTSYAYIAEKLKESYPQIAHKKVVIAHIGSGASLCAIENGKSVMTTMGFTALDGVSMGTRPGSIDPGILLYLMENKGYGVDEIRDFIYYKCGAGGLSELSSNFYTLECNYETHEGAKRAFDFMTFRTAEEIARLSVSLGGIDALVFTAGVGENSAHFREEVCKQLAHLGIQIDQDKNKKRGEEKIHSSNSSIEVYAIPTNEELMIMLDTKKLAK
- a CDS encoding bifunctional enoyl-CoA hydratase/phosphate acetyltransferase, with the protein product MQQLQGREYGVFDDVLKKAKAKGRIRVAVAQPTDETSLSGVIDSYQEGLIDPILVGDEQKIKKVASELGFDVSSFEIVNAINDLEAATKTAEFATKGEVKALMKGNLHTNDIMGAVVKRDAGLRTERSITHAFIMDIPAYHKALFIADAAINIAPNVDVKMSIIQNTVDLAHKLGISLPKVGILSAVEMPYEKIPSSMEAHELTERSKTEVKDALVYGPLAFDNAISALSAKIKKIDSEVCGDPDILIAPQIESGNILFKALVYLAYAKVAGVVLGAKVPVILTSRADNAEARVASSALAVLASQ
- the hemB gene encoding porphobilinogen synthase; its protein translation is MRFRRLRMNANIRSLIRETDLKITDFIYPLFVIDSPNVKNPIPSMPDVYQLSLEYLLEECQELDKLGVYHILLFGIPAFKDAFGSSALGEESIVARAIREIKKHFPQMCISVDLCFCEYTNHGHCGILQGESVDNDATLEILGKQALDLAKAGADMIAPSGMMDHTVLHLRKVLDGAGFIHLPIMSYSTKFASAYYGPFRDVAQSTPSFGDRKTYQEDYANRREAIRESLNDEKEGADILMVKPALAYLDIVRDIRESTLLPLALYNVSGEYSMLKLAGQAGVVDYEKVMMETMMSFKRAGADIIISYHTKEVAKLLRA
- a CDS encoding ArsS family sensor histidine kinase, yielding MFRKFLLNSSIFFKISALFIFALLSFLGFSFYFIRDQIEQENLREDLRYRYFLRTLAPIVRDSQDLNVVLQYLNEFGFVPTTDPRIKNQLINTNKLPPIVQGFFAKTLKVENRIYILLETPNEPLLFNYVSKTSFANFYFVIFVAVALLVLMFVIIFRSLVPLRWLHSSIKQFAKGDLNISCRLEQKDEIGELAQEFDNAVAKIRALNESRMLFLRSIMHELNTPITKGRLISAMLEEGVAKERLTSVFKRFEVLIKEFAKLEQMNAKAYKMKKKEFLLEEVVAEAKSMLLIDNDDQIVMQTQGDLIKADFELFALALKNLFDNAIKYGIDKKVYVKSVQQDLWISNQGNPLKADFAEYLKPYFKENNSQGFGLGLYIIKSVLETQKFGIEYIYQDGFNCFIISDCIVENFCQIQEKKPKIRKRP
- a CDS encoding response regulator transcription factor, encoding MLEILMIEDDVELAELLTEYLKKHDMNVTSYDEPYTGMSAVNAKKFDLLLLDLTLPNLDGLEVCQKIVKQKDIPIIISSARNDINDKTKALEFGADDYIPKPYDPQELVARIHAVLRRYSAKAQESSQRSVVKEVFEVRPEGRDIFFKGKKLDLTKAEYEILALLLSKIGQVFSRETIAIETKSISPESSNKSIDVIIGRLRAKIEQNPKAPEYIISVRGVGYKLEINQ
- a CDS encoding CiaD-like domain-containing protein: MSGELRDVVLEALSQIDLGSEVQEKTVSDRDMLSASLIDEKEFLSMQREKLILLFEGLLSPEVVDLEKKLELTLRYLQFQLSEIDKRLSEI
- the lepA gene encoding translation elongation factor 4, which gives rise to MQNIRNFSIIAHIDHGKSTLADRLIQECGAISDREMTSQVMDTMDIEKERGITIKAQSVRLNYTFQGEQYILNLIDTPGHVDFSYEVSRSLSSCEGALLVVDSTQGVEAQTIANVYIALENNLEILPVLNKIDLPASDPQSVKDDIENTIGLDCSEALEVSAKSGIGIQSLLEAIVQKIPAPSGNPQAPTKALIYDSWFDNYLGALSLVRVIDGSIEVGQKITMMNTQKTHEVLSLMYPHPIQQKKTPKLSCGEIGIVSLGLKSLTDIAVGDTMTDAENPTAEAIEGFMPAKPFVFAGIYPIQTDKFEELRDALNKLKLNDSALSYEPETSVALGFGFRVGFLGLLHMEVVKERLEREFDLDLIATAPTVVYEVHLTNGEIVRVQNPSELPPEQRIASIQEPYVRASIITPTEYLGNVITLLNNRRGVQEKMEYLNESRVMLVYALPSNEIVMDFYDKLKSSTKGYASFDYEPIEYREGDLVKLDVRVAGEVVDALSIIVDRSKSYQKGRALVESMKELIPRQLFEVAIQASVGNKIIARETVKSMGKNVTAKCYGGDITRKRKLLEKQKEGKKRMKAIGKVELPQEAFLSVLKID